The genomic stretch CCCCCCCCCCCTAATCCGTCCCCTACGTATGTACTCTGCTCACAGGAAACATCATCTGTTGCCGCCGGACGAAATGGTCCCGACACCACAGGcgacctagctagctagctctctcCATCTCTTGGCTGCACGCCGACGCTATCTCTGACGCGCGGTTCAGGAACTCTTCGCGGCGGTGGACTGCGGGTACGTGCGGCAGAGCGGGCAGCTGGGCCGCCGGCGCAGCCAATCGTGGACGCACCGCCGGTGGAACGAGTGCCGGCACCCCGGCAGCCGCCGAAGCTCGTCGCCGTCCGCGTACTCCGCCAGGCACACCGCGCACGTCGTGTCGTCCGGCGCCCGATCGCCGCCGTCGGTCGAAGGTGCGGCTGCGGGCTGAGCGTCGTCGTCTACGCGTGCCGGCGAGGAGTACACCGACGTCGGATACGCGGCCAGCTCGGCGTCGTCGATCCCCGCGGTGGCGCACCGGTAGCCGAGCTCGATGTCAACGACGCTCGGGTGGtgcgacgacgatgaggagccgTGCCCCTGGCGCCGCCGGCTTGAGCAAAGGAAGGTGAGGACGGAGAGCAGGACGAGCGCGGCCACGGAGGTGTCTCTAGACATGGTGGTCACAGCGGCAACCTGACCGTGCGACCACATATATAGTCTACTTTTGTCCGCGTGTCGAGCGGCAGGCAGCGCAACACTGTCAACGAGCGAATCAACGCGCCAATGACCAAATCTACCAACACGTCTTCTTGCCGTTTCGTGCTCAACAAAGTCTTGCCTTCTGCTTGAACTATTCATGTTGAGATATACAGGGTTTTGATTAATTTATttatacaaaaagaaaaaaaaacatgcacATTAGTAGAACGAGATAGCTTTGTCCCTAACTTGATCCGACAGAAATGCACATTGACTCCTTTGCTAATTGTTTTTGGGAGGATAGGATTCTGGTCGGCGGCCGGCCAACGCGGGAATGGCTAATTCTGTATTGGCCACGTGTTGTTCTTTCAAGTTGCCACGTGTTGTTCTCCGTTCGATGCTGTGCTATGTCGTGCATGCCGCGCAGTGGAATTTACGAATTTTCTCCCACTGTTTAGGTGAAGGGACATAAGTTACAGGCTCGTCATCTCATGGACGAGCATCTGTTCTACGTCGCACCCGGACCAGACGGCTAGAAAAAACACATGCTTTGGTTTGTGACCATTTTGTATTAGCACGTAAaccctccgttctaaaatacttGTCGTAATTTTAGTTCAAAATATATGACAGTGTTTTTACTACgacctgaattcttttatgcaaaCAATTCATTGAAATCTGGTATGTTCACACCCCGATTAACCCACTCAAAATAAGCATCCTCTGTCACAGTACTTTTTCAACCAATTGTCATGCTAATTCTTAATGGTAAACACAGAACCCACTCAACCATATGTTTGATTGGACGCAAAAAAACATATGTTTGACTAATTAAGCATTGGTTAGTACACATCTTGTTTTTTAAGGTTTGTTTAGTACACATCTTTATCTTAAGATTTGTTTACAGCATCTCTAGCCATTATCCTATCTTATAACTCCTCCAAAAATGAACAAATTGAGCATCACCAAAATTCATCTAGAAAAAGAGAGGAAAAGGAAGGAATTTTACATATTCGGCATTGTGTTGGGCACGTGATGTGCATGATCATCCCCGCCAGCGGAGATGGCAGTAGGGAGTGTCGGATAAGGGTGAAGTCTGAAAAAAACCTTGAACTCATACACCTTGTTGAAAATGAACCCTAACCTTCTAATCCCTTAAATCGGTACCCTATACTTAACAATCCTGGTTAAATTGGACCCCTAACCTGTTTGGCGCACCAGGAAAAATATTGGTCCCGACTGGGATAAGAGGCTACTCACACTGACATCTATGTCCCGACTGTCATATTTATCTTCATCCACCGACCAGCCACGACAACGACCCATGGCCGGCGCAGCTCCTCCGGCTCGTAGACTTCGTGCGCCCATGAAAATCTTGTTCCTCACACACTGTTCGGACGCAGAGAACAGAGGCCTCGGACGCGCAGTATCCGCTGAGCTCGCCACCAGCGACAATTAGCGACGGCGTGTCTGGCTATGTCAGCCCGTAGTTTTCGAGCCGAGCCTCAACggaccctgtcggtgtcaaaaccggcggatctcgggtagggggtcccgaactatgcgtctaggcggatggtaacaggagacaagggagacgatgttttacccaggttcgggccctcttgatggaggtaaaaccctacgtcctgcttgatcgatattgatattgtggatgtttacaagagtggatctaccacgagatcaaagaggctaaaccctagaagctagcctatggtatgattgtaatagttgttgttgtgtcctacggactagagccatccggtttatatagacaccggagagggctagggtacatagagtcggttacaatggtaggagatctacgtatccgtatcgccaagcttgccttccacgccaaggaaagtcccatccggacacgggacgaagtcttcaatcttgtatcttcatagtcttggagtccggtcaatgatgatagtccggtcgatgatagttcggctgatgatggtagtccggctatccggacaccccctaatccaggactccctcagtagcccctgaaccaggcttcaatgacgataagtccggctcgtatattgcttggcattgcaaggcgggttcctcctccgaatgatagaagattatgaacaccaggatagtgtccggctctgcaaaataaattccatattccaccgtagagagaataatatatacacaagttcaatctgctgacgttttttgcggcatgacgtcacgccactaccaagccattacttgaatcgttttttactctaccacctcagcgcatttagcgaagcggtttcctggcacgtcttgtcgaagcagagatcgtgttcccccttaatccgggattctcatcaatacagacgtgggtaacccaactgcgccattgatggtgacgcttgggggataagcgagttttaccaggccggtgggggacgcgtagacttcgcccgcccatataagggataaggattcaccttttcacctacgccttcttcctcctttacttatccatctccgcgcactcgagctccagcgcccaagcccgcacatctcgtctcaaccttccccagtcatgtctggagcgggaggaaagtggatgacctcctccgttactgaggagcacatcgaaagactgcgcagcgccggctacctgtccggcgacattgcgcatcggctgcccgacgaggggcagctcatccccacccccaggccccatgagagcatcgtttttcttccccacttcctccgcagactgggctttccacttcacccctttgtccgggggctcatgttctactatgg from Triticum aestivum cultivar Chinese Spring unplaced genomic scaffold, IWGSC CS RefSeq v2.1 scaffold104318, whole genome shotgun sequence encodes the following:
- the LOC123176433 gene encoding RING-H2 finger protein ATL67-like, which codes for MSRDTSVAALVLLSVLTFLCSSRRRQGHGSSSSSHHPSVVDIELGYRCATAGIDDAELAAYPTSVYSSPARVDDDAQPAAAPSTDGGDRAPDDTTCAVCLAEYADGDELRRLPGCRHSFHRRCVHDWLRRRPSCPLCRTYPQSTAAKSS